One part of the Vicia villosa cultivar HV-30 ecotype Madison, WI linkage group LG6, Vvil1.0, whole genome shotgun sequence genome encodes these proteins:
- the LOC131613085 gene encoding probable purple acid phosphatase 20, with protein sequence MAIKKTHFPFLSLFLLIIIIEFNVVLGYDRPPPRKTIFTFAESDDSAPQQVHISQVGKDKMRISWITDNATLAKVEYNENLSQNTVSATGITSSYRDGFYMSGEIHDVVIGPLKPNTTYHYRLGESANKTYNFKTTPHQFPIKFAIVGDLGQTGWTTSTLNHISNSSYDMLLLPGDLSYADFIQNLWDSFGRLVEPLASKRPWMVTQGNHEIERIPLIHPTPFIAYNARWKMPFEESGSTSNLYYSFDVSGVHVIMLGSYAEFDKNSSQYKWLQMDLRKINRKNTPWVVALIHAPWYNSNRAHQDEVESVDMKASMEELLYNARVDVVFAGHVHAYERFTRVYKDKSDNCGPVHITIGDGGNREGLARWYKNPKPDISLFREASFGYGSLEVVNASHALWTWHKNDNDASVASDFIWLTSFSSNPTCKV encoded by the exons ATGGCAATCAAGAAAACACATTTTCCTTTCTTATCTCTCTTTCTTTTGATAATCATTATAGAATTCAACGTTGTTCTTGGCTACGATCGACCACCACCTCGTAAAACCATATTTACCTTTGCCGAAAGTGATGACTCCGCGCCACAACAG GTACATATATCGCAAGTGGGCAAAGACAAGATGAGAATATCATGGATCACAGACAATGCAACCCTAGCAAAAGTGGAATACAACGAAAATCTTTCACAAAACACGGTTTCTGCCACTGGAATTACCTCTTCTTATCGTGATGGTTTTTATATGTCCGGTGAAATTCACGATGTTGTGATTGGTCCTCTCAAGCCTAACACAACCTACCATTACCGTTTGGGTGAATCAgctaataaaacatataatttcAAGACTACACCTCATCAATTTCCAATCAAGTTTGCAATAGTTG GAGATCTTGGACAGACAGGGTGGACAACTTCAACTTTGAACCATATAAGTAATTCAAGTTACGACATGTTGCTATTACCAGGAGACTTATCCTATGCTGATTTTATACAAAATCTATGGGACTCCTTCGGTCGTTTGGTTGAGCCATTAGCAAGCAAACGACCGTGGATGGTCACACAAGGTAACCATGAAATCGAGAGGATCCCACTCATCCATCCTACACCATTCATAGCATACAATGCAAGGTGGAAGATGCCATTTGAAGAGAGTGGATCAACCTCTAACCTTTACTATTCATTTGATGTGTCTGGTGTTCATGTTATAATGTTGGGATCTTATGCTGAGTTTGACAAAAATTCTTCACAATATAAATGGCTTCAAATGGATTTACGGAAGATAAATAGAAAAAACACTCCTTGGGTAGTGGCATTGATTCATGCTCCATGGTATAATTCTAATAGAGCTCATCAGGATGAGGTTGAATCTGTTGACATGAAGGCTTCTATGGAAGAGTTGCTTTATAATGCCCGTGTTGATGTTGTTTTTGCAGGACATGTTCATGCATACGAACGCTTT ACTCGAGTTTATAAAGATAAAAGTGATAATTGTGGTCCAGTACATATTACCATTGGAGATGGAGGCAACCGTGAAGGACTAGCCAGATg gtacaaaaatcctaaGCCAGATATATCATTGTTCAGAGAGGCTAGTTTTGGATATGGCTCATTAGAAGTGGTTAATGCATCACATGCACTTTGGACTTGGCATAAGAATGATAATGATGCATCTGTTGCTAGTGATTTTATTTGGCTAACAAGCTTCTCCTCTAATCCCACTTGTAAAGTGTGA